The Microbacterium foliorum genome has a window encoding:
- the gyrA gene encoding DNA gyrase subunit A: MTDEERPELAHDHGKIDQVDLQSEMQRSYLDYAMAVIVGRALPDVRDGLKPVHRRVIYGMYDGGFRPDKSFSKCARVVGEVMGQYHPHGDSAIYDALVRLVQPWSLRYPLAMGQGNFGSPGNMGAAAPRYTETKMAPLALEMVRDIEEDTVDFTDNYDGQTQEPTVLPARFPNLLVNGSVGIAVGMATNIPPHNLREVSAAALWALDNPGLPREELLEGLIQRIPGPDFPTGAQILGTKGVQEAYRTGRGSITMRAVVNVEEIQGRTCLVITELPYQVNPDNVAVKIGDLARDGKITGIADIRDESSDRTGQRLVVVLKRDAVAKVVLNNLYKHTQLQENFGANMLAIVDGVPRTLAIDGFVTHWITHQLEVIVRRTRFRLAKAEARMHILRAYLKALDALDEVIALIRRSPTVDEARTGLKALLDIDDDQADAILSMQLRRLAALERQKILDEAAELESLIAEYKAILADESLQRDIIREELTGIVDRFGDDRRTHILHGFDGDVSMEDLIAEEEMVVTITRAGYIKRTRSDNYRSQHRGGKGIKGAQLRADDIVEHFFVTTTHHWLLFFTDKGRVYRSKTYEVPEAGRDAKGTHVANLLALQPDENIAQVLDIRDYAVADYLVLATRDGLVKKTRLDSYDTNRQGGVIAIRLNDEDELVSALMVNAEDDILLISRRGMSVRFSATDEALRPMGRATAGVKGMKFREGDSLLSASVAAPGHFVFVVTDGGYAKRTAIEEYRVQGRGGFGIKVAKLNDDRGTLAGGLMVAEDDEVLVVLSSGKVVRSAVAEVPAKGRDTMGVVFARTTEADRILAIARNSERGLTDDAEADEAESDPGAAAPETTENPEEADA; encoded by the coding sequence ATGACTGACGAAGAACGCCCCGAGCTGGCACACGATCACGGCAAGATCGACCAGGTCGACCTGCAGTCCGAGATGCAGCGCAGCTACCTCGACTACGCGATGGCCGTCATCGTCGGTCGTGCGCTGCCCGACGTGCGCGACGGACTCAAGCCCGTGCACCGACGGGTGATCTACGGCATGTACGACGGGGGCTTCCGCCCCGACAAGTCCTTCTCGAAGTGCGCCCGTGTCGTGGGCGAGGTCATGGGTCAGTACCACCCGCATGGCGACTCGGCGATCTACGACGCCCTCGTCCGTCTCGTGCAGCCGTGGTCGTTGCGCTATCCCCTGGCGATGGGCCAGGGCAACTTCGGCTCGCCCGGCAACATGGGCGCCGCGGCTCCGCGATACACCGAGACCAAGATGGCCCCGCTCGCGCTCGAGATGGTGCGGGACATCGAAGAAGACACCGTCGACTTCACCGACAACTACGACGGTCAGACGCAGGAGCCGACGGTCCTCCCGGCGCGCTTCCCCAACCTGCTCGTCAACGGATCGGTCGGTATCGCGGTCGGTATGGCGACCAACATCCCCCCGCACAACCTGCGCGAGGTGTCGGCGGCGGCGCTCTGGGCACTCGACAACCCCGGTCTGCCCCGCGAGGAGCTGCTCGAGGGACTGATCCAGCGCATTCCCGGTCCGGACTTCCCCACCGGGGCGCAGATCCTCGGGACCAAGGGCGTGCAGGAGGCGTACCGCACCGGTCGCGGATCGATCACGATGCGCGCCGTCGTCAATGTCGAGGAGATCCAGGGCCGCACGTGCCTCGTGATCACCGAGCTGCCGTACCAGGTCAACCCCGACAACGTGGCGGTGAAGATCGGCGACCTCGCCCGTGACGGCAAGATCACCGGCATCGCCGACATCCGCGACGAGTCCTCCGACCGCACGGGTCAGCGCCTCGTCGTCGTCCTCAAGCGCGACGCGGTCGCCAAGGTCGTGCTCAACAACCTGTACAAGCACACGCAGCTGCAGGAGAACTTCGGCGCGAACATGCTGGCGATCGTCGACGGTGTCCCCCGGACACTGGCGATCGACGGCTTCGTCACCCACTGGATCACCCACCAGCTCGAGGTCATCGTCCGTCGCACCCGCTTCCGCCTGGCGAAGGCGGAGGCGCGCATGCACATCCTGCGCGCCTACCTGAAGGCGCTCGATGCGCTCGACGAGGTCATCGCGCTGATCCGCCGCTCCCCCACGGTCGACGAGGCGCGCACGGGTCTGAAGGCCCTGCTCGACATCGACGACGATCAGGCCGATGCGATCCTGTCGATGCAGCTGCGTCGTCTCGCAGCCCTCGAGCGTCAGAAGATCCTCGACGAGGCGGCGGAGCTCGAGTCCCTGATCGCCGAGTACAAGGCGATCCTGGCCGACGAGTCGCTGCAGCGCGACATCATCCGCGAGGAGCTGACCGGCATCGTCGACCGCTTCGGTGACGACCGCCGCACGCACATCCTGCACGGATTCGACGGCGACGTGTCGATGGAAGACCTCATCGCCGAAGAGGAGATGGTGGTCACCATCACCCGCGCCGGGTACATCAAGCGCACGCGCAGCGACAACTACCGGTCGCAGCACCGTGGCGGCAAGGGCATCAAGGGCGCCCAGCTGCGGGCGGATGACATCGTCGAGCACTTCTTCGTGACGACCACGCACCACTGGCTGCTGTTCTTCACCGACAAGGGCCGCGTGTACCGCTCGAAAACGTACGAGGTCCCCGAGGCCGGGCGCGATGCGAAGGGCACGCACGTCGCGAACCTCCTCGCCCTGCAGCCCGACGAGAACATCGCGCAGGTGCTCGACATCCGCGACTACGCCGTGGCCGACTACCTCGTGCTCGCGACGCGTGACGGTCTGGTCAAGAAGACCAGGCTCGACAGCTATGACACCAACCGCCAGGGCGGCGTCATCGCGATCCGCCTGAACGACGAGGACGAGCTCGTCTCGGCCCTCATGGTCAACGCCGAGGACGACATCCTGCTCATCAGCCGTCGAGGGATGTCGGTGCGGTTCAGTGCGACGGACGAGGCGCTGCGCCCCATGGGTCGTGCGACGGCCGGCGTGAAGGGCATGAAGTTCCGCGAGGGCGACAGCCTGCTCTCTGCATCCGTCGCCGCACCGGGGCACTTCGTGTTCGTGGTCACCGACGGCGGGTACGCGAAGCGCACCGCGATCGAGGAGTACCGCGTCCAGGGACGCGGTGGATTCGGCATCAAGGTCGCCAAACTCAACGACGATCGGGGCACCCTCGCCGGTGGTCTGATGGTGGCGGAGGACGACGAGGTCTTGGTGGTTCTCTCCAGCGGCAAGGTGGTACGCTCTGCCGTGGCCGAGGTGCCGGCGAAGGGCCGAGACACCATGGGAGTGGTGTTCGCCCGTACGACGGAAGCGGACCGGATCCTCGCCATCGCCCGCAACAGCGAGCGCGGCCTCACCGACGACGCCGAAGCGGACGAGGCGGAATCGGACCCCGGTGCCGCCGCCCCCGAGACGACCGAGAACCCTGAGGAAGCAGACGCATGA
- a CDS encoding DUF3566 domain-containing protein, producing MSTVADKLAKKSTRKTGGKQVRLRLVYVDFWSAVKLSFLGAVALAIVTMVSFFLIYLVLQATGILAQADEFVGVVTDESVRISEIAGLPQVMAFAAVVSILNLIVFTVLGAVVAGIYNVAVKVTGGLLVGFMSN from the coding sequence ATGAGCACAGTAGCCGACAAGCTGGCGAAGAAGTCCACGCGCAAGACCGGAGGCAAGCAGGTCCGCCTGCGTCTGGTGTACGTCGATTTCTGGTCGGCTGTGAAGCTCTCGTTCCTGGGAGCCGTCGCGCTCGCGATCGTCACGATGGTGTCGTTCTTCCTGATCTACCTCGTGCTCCAGGCCACCGGGATCCTCGCTCAGGCGGATGAATTCGTCGGCGTCGTCACCGACGAGTCCGTGCGCATCTCCGAGATCGCCGGTCTGCCGCAGGTGATGGCGTTCGCGGCCGTGGTCTCGATCCTGAACCTGATCGTCTTCACCGTCCTCGGCGCTGTCGTGGCCGGTATCTACAACGTCGCCGTGAAGGTGACCGGCGGGCTGCTCGTCGGCTTCATGTCGAACTGA
- a CDS encoding sensor histidine kinase, translated as MTTQTATPPEVTATKPPLRLFLSILHLAGIGVIGGFIFATLSGLLGTGLGLLFAAGIGAVLLVGLVYALFGVGWFEVARVGALYRTPIAPLRWRPRDRPGFVGWLRSLGRQSIDGRMWRALANFAITAVLGWIVLRLAWGIVWSVIICFAPLTGADTVIGPFGGGGIAVAWAPVVGILGLAASLAGIIGLALLHRVLALSIVVRSREAELTERVRTSSAQREGAVRAADVERTRIERDLHDGVQPRLVSVGMTLGLAQQKIDHDPDAAKELIAEAHTSTKAAITELRQLARGIHASVLDDRGLDAALSALAGRSHIPVSLDVRMDGRCSREAEAAVYFSIAESLTNAAKHSRASAARVTVRLRDSGVLWARVEDNGIGGAQVQPGGGLDGIANRVLAAGGTFRLESPVGGPTSLEVNVPCAS; from the coding sequence ATGACGACACAGACTGCCACGCCACCCGAGGTGACGGCCACGAAGCCGCCGCTTCGCCTCTTCCTCTCGATCCTGCATCTCGCGGGCATCGGGGTCATCGGCGGCTTCATCTTCGCAACCCTCTCGGGTCTGCTCGGCACGGGTCTCGGTCTGCTGTTCGCGGCCGGCATCGGGGCGGTGCTCCTCGTGGGTCTCGTCTACGCGCTGTTCGGCGTCGGCTGGTTCGAGGTCGCCCGGGTGGGAGCCCTGTACCGCACGCCGATCGCACCGCTGCGGTGGCGTCCGCGAGATCGCCCCGGTTTCGTGGGTTGGCTTCGCTCCCTGGGGCGGCAGTCGATCGACGGCCGCATGTGGCGGGCGCTCGCGAACTTCGCGATCACCGCTGTCCTCGGGTGGATCGTGCTGCGTCTGGCCTGGGGCATCGTGTGGTCGGTGATCATCTGCTTCGCTCCCCTGACCGGCGCGGACACCGTCATCGGCCCGTTCGGAGGCGGCGGCATCGCGGTCGCCTGGGCGCCCGTCGTCGGAATCCTCGGGTTGGCCGCATCCCTCGCCGGCATCATCGGTCTGGCCCTGCTGCACCGCGTGCTCGCGCTATCGATCGTGGTGCGCAGCCGTGAGGCTGAGCTGACCGAGCGGGTGCGCACCAGCTCCGCCCAGCGCGAGGGGGCGGTGCGGGCGGCAGATGTCGAGCGCACACGCATCGAGCGCGACCTGCATGACGGCGTCCAGCCTCGACTCGTGTCAGTGGGGATGACGCTCGGCCTCGCCCAGCAGAAGATCGATCACGACCCCGATGCGGCCAAGGAGCTCATCGCCGAGGCGCACACGTCGACCAAGGCGGCCATCACCGAGCTGCGACAGCTCGCCCGAGGCATCCACGCCTCGGTGCTCGACGACCGCGGTCTCGATGCCGCGTTGTCCGCGCTCGCGGGGCGCTCGCACATTCCGGTGAGTCTCGACGTGCGCATGGACGGCCGGTGCAGTCGCGAGGCCGAGGCCGCGGTGTACTTCTCGATCGCCGAGTCGCTGACCAACGCCGCGAAGCACTCCAGGGCCAGTGCGGCCAGGGTCACCGTGCGACTGCGCGACAGCGGCGTGCTCTGGGCGCGTGTCGAGGACAACGGCATCGGCGGCGCCCAGGTGCAGCCAGGCGGCGGCCTCGACGGCATCGCGAACCGCGTGCTCGCCGCCGGCGGCACCTTCCGCCTGGAGAGTCCCGTCGGCGGGCCGACCAGCCTGGAGGTGAACGTGCCATGCGCATCCTGA
- a CDS encoding LuxR C-terminal-related transcriptional regulator, translating to MRILICEDSVLLREGLVRLLEDAGHTIVAALPDVEGLREAVSTSDPELCILDVRLPPTFTDEGIRAALALRATDPALPLLVLSQYVEERYASDLIAAQGGPLGYLLKDRVADVSEFLASVQRISEGATVLDPEVVAQLLTRRNRDDRMQRLTERERTVLALIAEGKSNQAIAGLLYVSEASVEKHITAIFQKLGFEQGESGNRRVLAALAHIENTGGTTPTGQTGMAR from the coding sequence ATGCGCATCCTGATCTGCGAGGACTCGGTCCTGCTGCGTGAGGGACTCGTGCGACTGCTCGAAGACGCCGGCCACACCATCGTCGCGGCCCTGCCCGATGTCGAGGGACTGCGGGAGGCGGTGTCGACGAGCGACCCCGAGCTCTGCATCCTCGACGTGCGTCTGCCCCCCACCTTCACCGATGAGGGCATCAGGGCCGCACTCGCGCTGCGCGCGACCGACCCCGCGCTCCCGCTTCTCGTGCTGTCGCAGTATGTGGAGGAGCGGTACGCGTCTGACCTCATCGCCGCGCAGGGAGGTCCGCTGGGCTACCTGCTCAAAGATCGCGTCGCTGACGTCTCGGAGTTCCTCGCCTCCGTGCAGCGGATCTCCGAGGGCGCGACCGTGCTCGATCCCGAGGTCGTGGCGCAGCTGCTCACCCGGCGCAACCGCGACGACCGGATGCAGAGGCTCACCGAACGTGAACGCACGGTGCTGGCGCTGATCGCAGAGGGCAAGTCGAATCAGGCGATCGCCGGTCTGCTCTACGTCTCCGAGGCGAGCGTCGAGAAGCACATCACCGCGATCTTCCAGAAACTGGGCTTCGAGCAGGGCGAGTCGGGCAACCGGCGCGTGCTGGCGGCGCTCGCGCACATCGAGAACACCGGCGGTACGACGCCGACCGGACAGACAGGAATGGCACGATGA
- a CDS encoding DUF4097 family beta strand repeat-containing protein produces the protein MTINDDHRGGHTPLTPPPAAPEATAETPGTPGQQSPAQPTEQHRTPGATAILVVTAVVGGVALLASGGAAAFAGTGGLLSSSTGSGDVVQTVDASGLQGIDLDVDAGNMRVEFGDVDEARLSVSNSRGPAWTLEREGDELVVHSPNSEFGWWFGSWFGDDQSAVLTLPDSLRDSAVDADMTLDAGSLDVVGDFGELDLTVNAGALDVEGAANSVSIDMSAGRADALLDGVETAALSVSAGDLSVDLTGRAPTTTTIDVSAGSVDLTVPNTSYAITQDVTAGSLDAKVEQSADAQRAIDVSLAAGRVTIRPGR, from the coding sequence ATGACGATCAACGACGACCACCGGGGTGGCCACACGCCACTGACGCCGCCGCCGGCGGCTCCCGAAGCGACGGCCGAGACCCCCGGAACGCCGGGGCAGCAGTCCCCCGCACAGCCCACAGAACAGCATCGGACCCCGGGAGCGACAGCCATCCTGGTCGTGACGGCCGTGGTGGGCGGTGTCGCCCTGCTCGCCTCGGGCGGCGCAGCGGCCTTCGCCGGCACCGGTGGGCTGCTCTCCTCGTCGACCGGCTCGGGTGACGTCGTGCAGACCGTGGATGCGAGCGGGCTGCAGGGCATCGACCTCGACGTCGACGCGGGCAACATGCGCGTCGAATTCGGCGACGTCGATGAGGCGCGGCTCTCGGTCAGCAACAGCCGTGGACCGGCATGGACCCTCGAGCGCGAGGGTGACGAGCTGGTCGTGCACTCCCCGAACTCCGAGTTCGGGTGGTGGTTCGGCAGCTGGTTCGGTGACGACCAGTCGGCGGTGCTGACGCTGCCCGACAGCCTTCGCGACTCCGCCGTGGACGCGGACATGACCCTCGATGCCGGCAGTCTCGACGTGGTCGGGGACTTCGGGGAACTCGACCTCACCGTCAATGCGGGGGCGCTCGATGTCGAGGGGGCTGCGAACAGCGTGAGCATCGACATGAGCGCCGGCCGCGCCGACGCCCTGCTCGACGGAGTGGAGACTGCGGCCCTCAGTGTCTCGGCGGGCGACCTCAGCGTCGATCTGACCGGACGGGCGCCCACGACGACGACGATCGACGTGAGCGCCGGGTCGGTGGATCTCACCGTGCCGAACACGTCGTATGCGATCACGCAAGATGTCACCGCGGGATCCCTCGACGCGAAAGTCGAGCAGTCGGCCGACGCCCAGCGGGCGATCGATGTGTCTCTGGCTGCGGGCAGAGTCACGATTCGCCCCGGTCGGTGA